A region of Paractinoplanes abujensis DNA encodes the following proteins:
- a CDS encoding Hsp70 family protein, which yields MEWTYGLGIDLGTTQTAAAVHDDAGATGIVRLGGRRAEIPSLVFVRQDGALLIGEAAERRGLTEPSRLAREFKRRMGDPVPILAGGTPFSAHALTGKLLRHVLDEVTRLRGAAPSAITLTHPANWGPYKREQFAQAVRLADAEHVTFRTEPEAAALQHATARRIASGETVMVYDLGGGTFDVALLRRDGDGFTLVGEPEGIEQLGGADFDEAVFAHVVGALGDAALDLDADDPEVVAALSRLRRDCVEAKEALSFDTETEIGVALPGLHTRVRLNRSELESMISPALEDTLSATRRAMRSAGLDATQVSAILLAGGSSRIPVVAQLLGEEFGRPVIADPHPEHSIALGAAVATGPVSFPPAIGQPPSPYGQPPAEVGAEPATTPLTPHPTRVMPAQPFSPPPQRSGDGVPVFQRGAAAVPSGDPEPLPATTPFPASQEPLAPTAAFAASPGAAGPASPAGQPPPRYTPDPAAGHQPLTRTTPFPATPGQPTPAVAAAPVPPPSTPVPAPAGGPAERGVPPVRGGPESYGKGRPATRRLALAAGLAVVLIVGGVAGAVAWNKRDKTDGETAAPPPSTPVTSTTPKPPYPTDASILVRADTGAGDSANRVSKVVSFKPGIGTERTEFPNTLPGDVLPRWSHNRELIAMTHTNADNTNDIVIMNKEGTSRHTLVEDVANSRATWSGDDKLVAYMKKVDGFNQIFRISIDGGEPEQLTFSKEAKDDPFYTVDSEAIVYWVFRAGQKLIYVLNAKKLEEPGRRITQPALGPAVDPALAPDDSYILFTLEGADGDSDIWIVDKLTKKPPRRLTTSPEREMDPTWSPDGKWFAFTRGDYDKPQIVIMKPDGTGETVLTAPGRREGHPCWF from the coding sequence GTGGAGTGGACCTACGGCCTCGGCATCGACCTCGGCACGACCCAGACCGCGGCGGCGGTGCACGACGACGCCGGCGCGACCGGGATCGTGCGCCTCGGCGGGCGCCGGGCCGAGATCCCGTCGCTGGTCTTCGTCAGACAGGACGGCGCGCTGCTGATCGGCGAGGCAGCCGAGCGGCGCGGGCTGACCGAGCCGTCCCGCCTGGCCCGCGAGTTCAAGCGGCGGATGGGCGACCCGGTGCCGATCCTGGCCGGGGGCACCCCGTTCTCGGCCCACGCGCTGACCGGCAAGCTGCTGCGGCACGTGCTCGACGAGGTCACCCGGCTGCGCGGGGCCGCCCCGTCCGCGATCACGCTGACCCACCCGGCGAACTGGGGGCCGTACAAGCGGGAGCAGTTCGCGCAGGCCGTGCGGCTGGCCGACGCCGAGCATGTGACGTTCCGGACGGAACCGGAGGCGGCCGCCCTGCAGCACGCGACCGCCCGGCGCATCGCGTCCGGCGAAACCGTGATGGTGTACGACCTGGGCGGCGGCACCTTCGACGTGGCGTTGCTGCGCCGTGACGGCGACGGGTTCACGCTGGTCGGCGAGCCCGAGGGCATCGAGCAGCTGGGCGGGGCCGACTTCGACGAGGCCGTGTTCGCGCACGTCGTGGGGGCGCTGGGCGATGCCGCGCTCGACCTCGACGCGGACGATCCGGAGGTGGTGGCCGCGCTGTCCCGGCTGCGGCGCGACTGCGTCGAGGCCAAGGAGGCGTTGTCCTTCGACACCGAGACCGAGATCGGGGTGGCGCTGCCGGGGCTGCACACCCGGGTGCGGCTCAACCGGTCCGAACTGGAGTCGATGATCTCGCCCGCGCTCGAGGACACGCTGTCGGCCACGCGCCGGGCGATGCGCTCGGCCGGGCTCGACGCCACCCAGGTCAGCGCCATCCTGCTGGCCGGCGGGTCGTCCCGGATCCCGGTTGTGGCCCAGCTGCTGGGCGAGGAGTTCGGGCGTCCGGTGATCGCCGACCCGCACCCCGAGCACAGCATCGCCCTGGGCGCCGCGGTCGCGACCGGCCCCGTGTCGTTCCCGCCGGCCATCGGGCAACCCCCTTCCCCGTACGGGCAACCACCGGCGGAGGTCGGCGCCGAGCCCGCGACCACGCCGCTCACGCCCCACCCCACGCGGGTGATGCCGGCACAGCCGTTCTCTCCGCCACCCCAGCGATCGGGTGACGGTGTTCCGGTGTTCCAGCGGGGCGCGGCCGCGGTGCCGAGCGGGGATCCGGAGCCGTTGCCGGCGACGACGCCGTTCCCGGCGAGTCAGGAGCCGCTCGCGCCCACGGCGGCCTTCGCGGCGAGTCCCGGCGCCGCCGGGCCCGCATCTCCCGCCGGCCAGCCGCCTCCGAGGTACACGCCCGACCCCGCCGCAGGTCACCAGCCGCTCACGCGCACGACGCCGTTCCCAGCGACCCCGGGGCAGCCCACGCCGGCCGTCGCGGCCGCGCCCGTGCCGCCGCCGTCCACCCCCGTCCCGGCCCCGGCGGGCGGGCCGGCGGAGCGGGGTGTTCCGCCTGTGCGGGGCGGCCCCGAATCGTACGGGAAGGGAAGGCCGGCCACCCGCCGCCTCGCGCTCGCGGCCGGGCTGGCCGTGGTGCTGATCGTGGGTGGCGTGGCGGGTGCCGTGGCGTGGAACAAGCGCGACAAGACGGACGGTGAGACGGCCGCCCCGCCGCCGAGCACGCCGGTGACCTCGACGACGCCGAAGCCGCCCTACCCGACCGACGCGTCGATTCTCGTACGGGCAGACACCGGCGCCGGCGACAGCGCGAACCGGGTGTCGAAGGTCGTGTCGTTCAAGCCGGGGATCGGCACCGAGCGCACCGAGTTCCCGAACACGCTGCCGGGTGATGTGCTGCCGCGCTGGTCGCACAACCGGGAACTGATCGCGATGACGCACACCAACGCCGACAACACCAACGACATCGTGATCATGAACAAGGAGGGCACCAGCCGGCACACGCTGGTCGAGGACGTGGCGAACAGCCGGGCCACGTGGTCGGGTGACGACAAGCTGGTCGCGTACATGAAGAAGGTCGACGGCTTCAACCAGATCTTCCGGATCTCGATCGACGGCGGCGAGCCCGAGCAGCTGACGTTCTCCAAGGAGGCCAAGGACGACCCGTTCTACACGGTCGACAGCGAGGCGATCGTCTACTGGGTGTTCCGGGCCGGTCAGAAGCTGATCTACGTGCTCAACGCGAAGAAGCTCGAGGAGCCGGGTCGCCGCATCACGCAGCCCGCGCTGGGCCCGGCCGTCGACCCGGCGCTCGCCCCCGACGACAGCTACATCCTGTTCACGCTGGAGGGTGCGGACGGCGACTCGGACATCTGGATCGTCGACAAGCTGACGAAGAAGCCGCCGCGCCGCCTGACCACCAGCCCTGAGCGCGAGATGGACCCGACGTGGTCACCCGACGGCAAGTGGTTCGCCTTCACCCGGGGCGACTACGACAAGCCGCAGATCGTGATCATGAAGCCGGACGGGACCGGCGAGACCGTGCTGACCGCGCCCGGCCGGCGCGAGGGTCACCCCTGCTGGTTCTGA
- a CDS encoding GH92 family glycosyl hydrolase encodes MGTAATDLPPARGLAATWWFPKPQVGNTHPGATAPFGMVSACAYSGAYPTGYGLYTKNTEGVPEAMFDRIQASGFTHFQQSGTGAIRKYYNYVRVTPMVQPLDDLGQSWALHDETAEAGYYAATLDTGIRSEITVGDKVAVHRYTFPASSSARVVLDLSCGGLATELGRTVPLRAQIESMGHGRAQGTIVMEGVPLSVYVEVDSPGWRQMLWYDRRLIDGGTRLDFDSIRHTNLRPFGMLFRGSARAGQTIEVRMGFSLRGTEQAGENLRRECGGESSAFTTVRAKTRAKWREHFDKVRVEGGTTARRTVLGTSLYHALIKPCFADDESPFWPNSGPYAFDVCTMWDIYKTQVPLLAAIAPDRAADLLESLIRVCEEEGNFPIGYRMARGADRFFRQASALAHTALADAHALGRAPIDWAWALVHMVDDLRRMYGEDFYEHGVVHPITHTLDLAYGYHCTARVARALGDRRLAADLEERSRGWINAFDPVTGLLRDSEYYEGGKWNYSFRLLHDMRGRIDLAGGDTAFIGKLDRFFGYGAEPVKQPGRRPPTAEMQAGYALKRFEGLNNEPDMEAPWAYHYAGRPDRTAQVVHSALTWQFGTGPGGLPGNDDSGGLSSWYVWASLGLFPVAGQHLFLVNTPAFERATLEMPDGEFVIETSGHRETPIGVDGIDREPPPLFVQSATLNGKPLHATHLSAADVHRGGRLHLRLGPEPSSWGSGNRPPSLSDPPPQEAER; translated from the coding sequence ATCGGCACCGCGGCCACGGACCTGCCTCCCGCCCGCGGACTCGCCGCCACGTGGTGGTTCCCGAAACCACAGGTGGGCAACACCCACCCCGGAGCCACGGCGCCCTTCGGCATGGTCTCGGCCTGCGCCTACTCGGGGGCCTACCCGACCGGCTACGGGCTCTACACCAAGAACACCGAGGGTGTGCCCGAAGCGATGTTCGACCGGATCCAGGCGTCCGGGTTCACCCACTTCCAGCAGTCCGGCACCGGCGCGATCCGCAAGTACTACAACTACGTCCGCGTGACGCCGATGGTGCAGCCGCTCGACGACCTCGGGCAGTCGTGGGCCCTGCACGACGAGACCGCCGAGGCCGGCTACTACGCGGCCACGCTCGACACCGGCATCCGCAGCGAGATCACGGTGGGCGACAAGGTGGCCGTGCACCGCTACACGTTCCCCGCGTCGAGCAGCGCCCGCGTGGTGCTCGACCTGTCCTGCGGCGGCCTGGCCACCGAACTCGGCCGCACGGTGCCGCTGCGCGCGCAGATCGAAAGCATGGGCCACGGCCGGGCCCAGGGCACGATCGTCATGGAGGGCGTGCCGCTCTCGGTCTACGTCGAGGTCGACAGTCCCGGCTGGCGGCAGATGCTGTGGTACGACCGGCGGCTGATCGACGGCGGCACCCGGCTCGACTTCGACAGCATCCGGCACACCAACCTGCGCCCGTTCGGCATGCTGTTCCGCGGTTCGGCCCGCGCGGGCCAGACGATCGAGGTCCGGATGGGCTTCTCGCTGCGCGGGACCGAGCAGGCCGGGGAGAACCTGCGGCGTGAATGTGGCGGGGAAAGTTCCGCCTTCACGACCGTACGGGCGAAAACCCGGGCCAAATGGCGCGAGCACTTCGACAAGGTGCGAGTCGAGGGAGGCACCACGGCCCGGCGCACGGTGCTCGGCACCTCGCTGTACCACGCGCTGATCAAGCCGTGTTTCGCCGACGACGAAAGCCCGTTCTGGCCCAACTCCGGCCCGTACGCCTTCGACGTCTGCACCATGTGGGACATCTACAAGACGCAGGTCCCGCTGCTGGCCGCGATCGCCCCCGACCGCGCCGCCGACCTGCTCGAATCGCTGATCCGGGTGTGCGAGGAGGAGGGCAACTTCCCGATCGGCTACCGGATGGCCCGCGGCGCCGACCGGTTCTTCCGGCAGGCGAGCGCACTGGCCCACACCGCCCTGGCCGACGCGCACGCGCTCGGGCGAGCCCCCATCGACTGGGCCTGGGCGCTGGTCCACATGGTCGACGACCTGCGCCGCATGTACGGCGAGGACTTCTACGAGCACGGCGTCGTGCATCCGATCACCCACACGCTCGACCTCGCGTACGGGTATCACTGCACGGCCCGGGTCGCCCGCGCCCTGGGCGACCGCCGGCTCGCCGCCGACCTGGAGGAACGCAGCCGCGGCTGGATCAACGCGTTCGACCCGGTCACGGGGCTGCTGCGCGACTCCGAGTACTACGAGGGCGGCAAGTGGAACTACTCGTTCCGGCTGCTGCACGACATGCGCGGCCGGATCGACCTGGCCGGCGGCGACACCGCGTTCATCGGCAAACTCGACCGGTTCTTCGGCTACGGCGCCGAGCCCGTCAAACAGCCCGGCCGGCGCCCGCCCACGGCCGAGATGCAGGCCGGGTACGCGCTCAAACGGTTCGAGGGCCTGAACAACGAACCCGACATGGAAGCGCCCTGGGCCTACCACTACGCGGGCCGCCCCGACCGTACGGCGCAAGTGGTGCACTCGGCGCTGACCTGGCAGTTCGGCACCGGCCCGGGCGGGCTGCCCGGCAACGACGACTCGGGCGGGTTGTCCTCCTGGTACGTCTGGGCCTCACTCGGCCTGTTCCCGGTGGCCGGGCAGCACCTGTTCCTGGTCAACACGCCCGCCTTCGAGCGCGCCACCCTGGAGATGCCCGACGGCGAGTTCGTCATCGAGACCAGCGGCCACCGCGAAACCCCGATCGGCGTCGACGGCATCGACCGCGAACCGCCGCCCCTGTTCGTCCAGAGCGCCACCCTGAACGGCAAGCCCCTGCACGCCACGCACCTGAGTGCCGCCGACGTGCACCGCGGTGGCCGGTTGCATCTGCGGCTGGGGCCCGAGCCGTCGAGCTGGGGGAGCGGGAACCGCCCGCCATCCCTGTCCGACCCGCCCCCTCAGGAGGCCGAGCGTTGA
- a CDS encoding glycosyltransferase → MNKPDRRLVIVVRADPVICGHSGEARNLAEVALTRGFTDVRLLTWPIPVLQAAGLPLKPLDRLLPYSEGITVERPEAVGDYRVPDGRHLAGLTGRLVELLAEPIPTVCLSMYLVPHQTVVIDAVQAARAAGLSPDVHTIAKAVGSDVTNVIRQCLREGRFGAATVLFTTFLANDEVVAVSEYTKDEIIASALEVDAACGTTFAAQCRSRVTVSYPPIDSSAYLDLDPAAVDAALARRGLERDGYILFLSRVARAKGIYDLIIAYGQMRSRDKVKLVVAGTGPALEHVQAMAKEDDRIIFLTDVDDEEKPLLMRGCAAYALPTKPEPDFVETFGIALAEKMLAGGGPVITTLTGGTGEAVGDTAVIVEPGDINALADALDHAVLDMTETERQEMAARALKKALTFDRGAVFDSLLAAKG, encoded by the coding sequence TTGAACAAGCCCGACCGTCGTCTCGTCATCGTGGTCCGCGCGGACCCGGTGATCTGCGGCCACTCCGGCGAGGCCCGCAACCTCGCCGAGGTCGCGCTCACCCGGGGCTTCACGGACGTCCGCCTGCTCACCTGGCCCATCCCGGTGCTGCAGGCCGCCGGTCTGCCGCTCAAACCACTGGACCGGCTGCTGCCGTACAGCGAAGGAATCACCGTCGAACGCCCCGAGGCCGTCGGCGACTACCGCGTGCCCGACGGACGGCACCTGGCCGGCCTCACCGGGCGCCTGGTCGAACTGCTGGCCGAGCCGATCCCCACCGTCTGCCTGTCGATGTACCTGGTGCCGCACCAGACGGTCGTCATCGACGCCGTGCAGGCGGCCCGCGCGGCCGGCCTCAGCCCCGACGTGCACACCATCGCCAAAGCGGTCGGCTCCGACGTCACCAACGTCATCCGCCAGTGCCTCCGCGAAGGCCGCTTCGGCGCGGCGACCGTCCTGTTCACGACGTTCCTGGCCAACGACGAGGTCGTGGCGGTCTCCGAATACACGAAGGACGAGATCATCGCCTCGGCCCTGGAGGTGGACGCCGCCTGCGGCACAACGTTCGCCGCCCAGTGCCGCTCACGCGTGACGGTCAGCTACCCACCCATCGACTCCTCGGCCTACCTGGACCTGGACCCGGCCGCCGTCGACGCCGCCCTGGCCCGCCGCGGCCTGGAACGCGACGGCTACATCCTGTTCCTGTCCCGGGTGGCCCGGGCCAAAGGCATCTACGACCTGATCATCGCGTACGGCCAGATGCGCAGCCGCGACAAGGTGAAGCTGGTGGTCGCCGGCACCGGCCCCGCCCTGGAACACGTGCAGGCCATGGCCAAAGAAGACGACCGGATCATCTTCCTGACCGACGTGGACGACGAGGAGAAGCCCCTCCTGATGCGCGGGTGCGCCGCCTACGCCCTGCCGACGAAACCCGAGCCCGACTTCGTGGAAACCTTCGGCATCGCCCTGGCCGAGAAAATGCTGGCCGGCGGCGGCCCGGTCATCACCACCCTGACGGGCGGCACGGGCGAGGCCGTGGGCGACACAGCGGTCATCGTCGAGCCGGGGGACATCAACGCCCTGGCCGACGCCCTGGACCACGCCGTCCTCGACATGACGGAGACCGAACGGCAGGAGATGGCCGCGCGGGCCCTGAAAAAGGCCCTGACCTTCGACCGCGGCGCCGTCTTCGACTCGCTGCTGGCCGCCAAGGGCTGA
- a CDS encoding alpha/beta hydrolase, which produces MIGGIIVPGRGYGPQAPLLDLADEALRDREIPTETIHWTVPDSLLDVGPEPFVRAHVLAALHRSTAAQPVIIAKSLGTYAAVLAAERELPAIWLTPLLHVEAIAEAITRNPAPALLVGGTRDRTWLPDVATATKKAVLTIPDGDHGLRPPGPLRAYTDALGDVGTAMEEFLRQLG; this is translated from the coding sequence ATGATCGGCGGAATCATCGTCCCGGGCCGCGGCTACGGCCCGCAGGCCCCACTGCTCGACCTCGCCGACGAGGCGCTCCGCGACCGCGAAATACCCACGGAGACGATACATTGGACCGTTCCCGACAGCCTCCTGGACGTCGGGCCGGAACCATTCGTCAGAGCACACGTCCTGGCGGCCCTGCACAGATCGACCGCCGCGCAACCTGTGATCATCGCGAAGTCACTCGGCACGTACGCCGCGGTGCTCGCGGCCGAGCGGGAACTCCCCGCGATCTGGCTCACGCCGCTTCTCCACGTCGAGGCCATCGCCGAGGCGATCACCCGGAACCCGGCGCCCGCCCTGCTCGTCGGAGGCACCCGCGATCGCACTTGGCTTCCCGATGTCGCCACCGCGACGAAGAAGGCCGTCCTCACCATCCCCGACGGGGACCACGGCCTGCGTCCACCCGGACCGCTACGCGCCTACACCGACGCCCTCGGCGACGTCGGAACAGCAATGGAAGAGTTCCTCCGGCAGTTGGGGTAA
- a CDS encoding DUF7677 family protein translates to MARLPEDVRSAFRLFGFYLAEGTLDLELLDGFDYRPAVMNYGSGLEMVLAVFANVLDVNEAGQVTNYGDAEYRAAQWIRRFCDDQYLVDPPFAAWETELL, encoded by the coding sequence ATGGCACGACTCCCCGAGGACGTTCGCTCAGCGTTTCGCTTATTCGGCTTCTACCTGGCCGAGGGCACTCTCGACTTGGAACTGCTCGACGGCTTCGACTACCGCCCTGCTGTTATGAACTATGGTTCGGGGCTAGAGATGGTATTAGCCGTCTTCGCCAACGTCTTGGACGTCAACGAGGCAGGCCAGGTGACCAACTACGGCGACGCTGAGTATCGAGCCGCTCAGTGGATACGCCGGTTCTGCGACGACCAATACCTGGTAGATCCTCCCTTCGCGGCGTGGGAGACCGAGCTGTTGTAG
- a CDS encoding DUF4917 family protein produces MTGAILHDWSDLDRAAIWGSLLTGNGASRNIWSKFKYESLYEKSEPSLSAAAKTIFSRINTTNFELALKVTHYAALVDEALGRDATGTKSLHEEVRQALFDAVRAQHVPHATLGFGLLEDIALILARYRYVYTTNYDLIPYWAAMASEESKLRLKDMFWAAPHHVFDRSDSGAFGSATIIHYLHGGIHLWMNPSSGQCGKWVLDGDSLLNASHFVGHPDRVPLLISEADSKQKASAVGESDYLRFCFERLLNDRGNLVVFGASLSEIDEHVLRAIAIGPPRHVAIGMRKDSATESEQARLREKLDRHGVHFFDASTHPLGSSGLNKG; encoded by the coding sequence GTGACTGGTGCTATTTTGCATGACTGGAGTGATCTTGACCGTGCCGCTATCTGGGGCTCGCTCCTCACTGGAAACGGAGCAAGTCGAAATATTTGGTCGAAGTTCAAATATGAGTCGCTCTACGAGAAGTCGGAGCCGAGCCTCAGTGCCGCCGCAAAAACTATCTTTTCACGGATTAATACAACAAACTTCGAACTTGCTTTAAAGGTAACTCACTACGCTGCCTTGGTCGATGAGGCGCTCGGCCGCGACGCCACCGGGACGAAATCCTTGCATGAGGAAGTTCGCCAAGCGCTATTCGATGCAGTGCGGGCCCAGCATGTCCCGCATGCAACGCTGGGGTTCGGCCTGCTGGAAGATATTGCGCTCATTCTCGCCAGGTACCGGTATGTCTATACCACGAATTATGACTTGATCCCATACTGGGCAGCCATGGCATCTGAAGAGTCGAAGCTACGGCTGAAGGACATGTTCTGGGCTGCGCCGCATCATGTTTTTGATCGGTCAGATTCAGGGGCCTTTGGAAGCGCGACCATCATCCATTACTTACACGGCGGCATTCACCTGTGGATGAACCCGTCCAGTGGCCAGTGCGGAAAGTGGGTGCTTGATGGGGACTCGCTATTGAATGCCAGCCATTTCGTAGGTCATCCTGACCGGGTTCCACTACTGATCTCTGAGGCTGATTCAAAGCAGAAGGCATCTGCGGTTGGAGAATCTGACTATCTTCGATTCTGCTTCGAAAGACTGTTGAATGACCGGGGCAACCTAGTTGTTTTCGGCGCAAGCCTTTCTGAGATCGATGAGCATGTCCTGAGGGCGATAGCGATTGGCCCGCCCCGTCATGTCGCAATAGGTATGAGGAAGGATTCTGCGACCGAGTCAGAGCAGGCGCGGCTCCGCGAAAAACTTGACCGTCACGGAGTACACTTCTTCGATGCGAGTACCCATCCGCTCGGATCAAGTGGCCTAAATAAGGGATAA
- a CDS encoding cytochrome P450 — MAIDFTDPAFIQDPYPGLAALREQGAVTWHEPTGQFLAAGHAAADAVLRDRRLGRFWQDREPAEVYEPFNLLHRNQMMENEPPVHTRLRSLVAKAFARGHVERLREPIAAAAGKLVREAGPRFDLLADVAGPLAVTVIAELLGVPQADRPRLRPWSAAIVRMYEVSRTPETERAALDACREFAAYLRDLAARRAEEPRDDLISHLVAVRELAPDELVASAILLLNAGHEASVNALGGGMVALLRHPAQLSRLREDPSLIPTAAEEMIRYDSPLHMFVRTAAADVEIAGVRVPAGHRIAALLGAANRDPAVFAEPDTFDVSRDPNPHLGFGAGLHFCLGAPLARIELQAGLRALLPLRLELAAEPVNRPTFVLRGYEAIPVVIGTSE; from the coding sequence GTGGCGATCGACTTCACCGACCCCGCGTTCATTCAGGACCCCTATCCCGGGCTGGCCGCTCTGCGGGAGCAGGGGGCGGTCACGTGGCACGAGCCGACCGGGCAGTTCCTGGCGGCCGGTCACGCCGCGGCCGATGCGGTGTTGCGGGATCGGCGGCTGGGGCGGTTCTGGCAGGACCGGGAGCCGGCCGAGGTGTACGAGCCGTTCAATCTGTTGCACCGCAATCAGATGATGGAGAACGAGCCACCCGTGCACACCCGGCTGCGATCGCTCGTGGCCAAGGCCTTCGCGCGGGGGCATGTCGAGCGGCTGCGGGAACCGATCGCCGCCGCCGCGGGGAAGCTGGTGCGAGAGGCGGGGCCGCGGTTCGACCTGCTGGCCGATGTGGCCGGACCCTTGGCGGTCACGGTCATCGCCGAGTTGCTCGGGGTGCCGCAAGCGGACCGGCCCCGGCTGCGTCCCTGGTCGGCGGCGATCGTGCGGATGTATGAGGTTTCCCGTACGCCGGAGACCGAGCGAGCCGCTCTCGACGCGTGCCGGGAGTTCGCCGCCTATTTGCGGGATCTGGCCGCTCGTCGCGCTGAGGAGCCGCGCGACGATCTGATCAGTCACCTGGTCGCCGTACGGGAATTGGCTCCCGACGAGCTGGTAGCGTCGGCGATTCTGTTGCTCAACGCCGGCCATGAGGCCTCGGTGAACGCGCTCGGCGGGGGCATGGTCGCGCTGCTGCGGCATCCGGCGCAGCTGAGCCGGCTGCGCGAGGATCCGAGCCTGATCCCCACGGCGGCCGAGGAGATGATCCGGTACGACTCCCCGCTGCACATGTTCGTGCGGACGGCGGCGGCCGACGTGGAGATCGCGGGCGTACGGGTCCCGGCCGGCCACCGGATCGCGGCGTTGCTCGGGGCGGCCAACCGGGACCCGGCGGTGTTCGCGGAGCCCGACACCTTCGACGTGAGCCGTGACCCCAACCCGCACCTCGGGTTCGGCGCGGGCCTGCACTTCTGTCTGGGCGCACCCCTCGCGCGCATCGAGTTGCAGGCCGGCCTCAGGGCATTGTTGCCGTTACGACTCGAACTGGCCGCCGAGCCCGTCAACCGGCCCACCTTCGTGCTGCGGGGCTACGAAGCGATTCCCGTGGTGATCGGCACCTCGGAGTAG
- a CDS encoding cytochrome P450 has product MDYLTALGSLFAAEGRHDPYPAYDVIRAQAPVLRAPDERWYVTTHALVNRLLRDTTMRLADAGDYDQFWPDWRQNRGVASVVLSMLQTNPPDHTRVRRAAATTFTPRRIAAMRDVIAAQAEELITAMPAEADFMTAFAYPLPVGVICALLGVPETDRPWFRQRAHDLTIVLEPISTADEMHLADVAGRELEDYFTGLIADRQKHPQEDLTTALVEAGALSGEELLANLVLLLVAGFETTANLLGTGLHLLLSQPAQAGRLRADPSLAPDVVEEILRYDSPVQLTTRFATEPFEVDGIAVPAGAALTMLLGSANRDPARYDDPHRFDPDRPNIQPVSFGGGAHYCLGAPLARMEAQVALPLLLNRLPGLALNGDAVRRDRLVLRGYSEVPITTGIAS; this is encoded by the coding sequence ATGGACTACCTGACCGCGCTCGGTTCCCTGTTCGCCGCCGAGGGACGCCACGACCCGTATCCGGCCTACGACGTGATCAGGGCCCAGGCGCCCGTCTTGCGCGCCCCCGACGAACGCTGGTACGTCACCACGCACGCCCTGGTCAACCGGTTGCTGCGCGACACCACCATGCGGCTGGCCGACGCGGGCGACTACGACCAGTTCTGGCCCGACTGGCGGCAGAACCGCGGGGTCGCCTCGGTGGTGCTGTCCATGTTGCAGACCAACCCGCCCGACCACACCCGCGTACGCCGGGCCGCCGCGACCACCTTCACACCCCGCCGGATCGCCGCCATGCGCGACGTGATCGCCGCCCAGGCCGAGGAACTGATCACGGCGATGCCCGCCGAGGCCGACTTCATGACGGCGTTCGCCTATCCCCTGCCCGTCGGCGTGATCTGCGCACTGCTCGGCGTGCCCGAAACCGACCGTCCCTGGTTCCGGCAACGCGCCCACGACCTGACGATCGTGCTCGAACCGATCAGCACGGCCGACGAGATGCACCTGGCCGACGTGGCCGGGCGCGAACTCGAGGACTACTTCACCGGCCTGATCGCCGACCGTCAGAAGCACCCGCAGGAGGACCTGACCACCGCGTTGGTCGAGGCCGGCGCCCTGTCCGGCGAAGAGTTGCTGGCCAACCTGGTGCTGCTGCTCGTGGCCGGCTTCGAGACCACGGCCAACCTGCTCGGCACCGGCCTGCACCTGCTGCTCTCCCAGCCGGCCCAGGCCGGCCGGTTGCGCGCCGACCCGTCACTGGCCCCCGATGTCGTCGAGGAGATCCTGCGGTACGACTCCCCCGTGCAGCTCACCACCCGGTTCGCCACCGAGCCGTTCGAGGTGGACGGCATCGCGGTGCCGGCCGGCGCCGCGCTGACCATGCTGCTCGGCTCGGCCAACCGCGACCCGGCCCGCTACGACGACCCGCACCGCTTCGACCCCGACCGCCCGAACATCCAGCCGGTGTCGTTCGGCGGCGGCGCCCACTACTGCCTGGGCGCCCCGCTCGCCCGCATGGAGGCCCAGGTGGCGCTGCCGCTGCTGCTGAACCGGTTGCCGGGCCTGGCCCTCAACGGCGACGCCGTACGCCGGGACCGGCTTGTGCTGCGCGGCTACTCCGAGGTGCCGATCACCACGGGAATCGCTTCGTAG